A section of the Elizabethkingia anophelis R26 genome encodes:
- a CDS encoding 3-hydroxyacyl-CoA dehydrogenase/enoyl-CoA hydratase family protein, with translation MKRRIKHVTVLGSGIMGSGIAAHFANIGVEVLLLDIVPNQLTDAETAKGLTLEDKAVRNRIASESLQKLPKASPALLYSPKFVSRITAGNFDDDLEKIKNTDWIIEVVVERLDIKKSVYEKIEKYRKPGTLVSSNTSGIPIHFLIEGRSDDFKKYFAGTHFFNPVRYLPLLEIIPTPETDPDIVNFYMEYGAKFLGKTTVLAKDTPAFIANRIGTFGIMNLFHSVKKLGLTVGEIDKLTGPVIGRPKSATFRTADVVGLDTLVHVANGIYGSGAESDTFKDQFVLPDFVQYMIDNKLLGSKTDAGFFKKVKNNDGKSEILGLNLETLQYEPQGKASFPTLELTKTIDRPIDRFKVLIGGKDKAGEFYRQMLGALFAYASNKVPEISDEIYKIDDALRAGFGWENGPFEIWDAVGVQKGIELAKEAGYEVSDWVKNMAEGTSFYKINEEGQKTFFNEKANQYANIPGQDAFIILDNIRKNKTLWSNSGSAIEDLGDGIINFEIRSKMNSLGGEVLDGLNRAIDLAEKEYDGLVIGNQAANFSVGANLAMILMMAVDQDWDDLNMAINYFQQSMMRVRYSSIPVVVAPHGMTLGGGCEMTMHADRVVAAAETYIGLVEFGVGVIPGGGGSKELTVRTMKEVIADDVKTNRLRDAFMNIAMAKVATSAYEAYDMGILQKHKDIVVVNKNRQIAEAKQVALQLAEQGYTQPIKEKVKVLGQDALGMFYVGTDQMLAGRYISEHDKKIADKLGFVMAGGNLSEATDVSEQYLLNLEREAFLSLCGERKTLERIQYMLQNGKPLRN, from the coding sequence ATGAAAAGAAGAATAAAACATGTTACCGTTCTTGGTTCTGGGATTATGGGATCCGGTATTGCTGCACATTTTGCCAACATTGGTGTAGAAGTGTTGCTTCTGGATATTGTACCCAACCAGCTTACTGATGCGGAAACAGCTAAAGGTCTTACATTAGAAGACAAAGCGGTTCGTAACAGAATTGCTTCCGAAAGTTTACAAAAACTTCCTAAAGCAAGTCCTGCACTACTCTATTCTCCAAAGTTTGTAAGCAGAATTACTGCAGGAAACTTCGATGACGATTTAGAGAAAATAAAAAATACTGACTGGATTATAGAGGTTGTTGTTGAACGCCTTGACATCAAAAAGTCAGTATACGAAAAGATTGAAAAATACAGAAAACCGGGAACCTTAGTATCTTCTAATACTTCTGGTATACCTATTCATTTCCTTATTGAAGGAAGAAGTGATGATTTTAAAAAATACTTCGCGGGAACACACTTCTTTAACCCGGTAAGATATTTACCACTTTTAGAGATTATTCCTACTCCGGAAACTGATCCTGATATTGTAAATTTCTATATGGAATACGGTGCTAAATTCCTGGGTAAAACTACAGTTTTAGCAAAAGATACTCCAGCTTTTATCGCTAACAGAATTGGTACTTTTGGTATTATGAATTTATTCCATTCTGTGAAAAAGCTTGGCTTAACAGTTGGTGAAATTGATAAATTAACAGGACCGGTTATCGGCCGTCCAAAATCTGCAACATTCCGTACTGCGGATGTCGTAGGTCTGGATACATTAGTACACGTAGCTAACGGAATCTATGGCAGCGGTGCAGAATCAGATACTTTCAAAGATCAATTTGTTCTACCTGATTTTGTACAATACATGATAGACAACAAGCTATTGGGATCTAAAACCGATGCTGGTTTCTTTAAAAAAGTGAAAAATAATGATGGTAAATCTGAAATCTTAGGTCTTAATCTTGAGACTTTGCAATACGAACCACAAGGAAAAGCTAGCTTCCCAACCCTTGAATTAACAAAGACTATCGACCGTCCTATCGATCGTTTCAAAGTACTAATTGGCGGAAAAGATAAAGCCGGTGAATTCTACAGACAAATGTTGGGAGCCCTGTTTGCTTATGCTTCTAATAAGGTTCCTGAAATTTCTGATGAAATCTATAAAATTGATGATGCTCTGCGTGCAGGATTCGGCTGGGAAAATGGTCCTTTCGAAATCTGGGATGCTGTCGGCGTTCAGAAAGGTATAGAGCTGGCTAAAGAAGCAGGATATGAAGTATCTGACTGGGTGAAAAATATGGCTGAAGGTACAAGCTTCTATAAAATCAATGAAGAAGGACAAAAAACTTTCTTCAACGAGAAAGCTAACCAGTACGCTAATATCCCTGGACAAGATGCCTTCATTATCTTAGATAATATCAGAAAGAATAAGACACTTTGGAGTAATTCCGGTTCTGCAATTGAGGATCTTGGAGATGGTATCATCAACTTTGAGATTCGTTCTAAAATGAACTCTCTTGGAGGTGAAGTATTAGACGGGTTAAACAGAGCAATTGATTTAGCTGAAAAAGAATACGATGGATTAGTAATCGGTAATCAGGCTGCTAACTTCTCAGTAGGTGCTAACCTTGCTATGATTCTTATGATGGCTGTAGATCAGGACTGGGATGATCTGAATATGGCTATTAACTATTTCCAACAATCAATGATGAGAGTACGCTACTCCTCTATTCCGGTTGTTGTCGCACCTCATGGTATGACTTTAGGTGGTGGTTGCGAAATGACCATGCATGCAGACAGAGTTGTGGCAGCAGCAGAAACTTATATCGGACTTGTTGAGTTTGGTGTTGGTGTAATCCCTGGAGGAGGAGGTTCTAAAGAACTTACTGTAAGAACAATGAAAGAAGTAATTGCGGACGATGTTAAAACAAACAGATTGCGTGATGCTTTTATGAATATTGCCATGGCTAAAGTTGCAACTTCTGCATACGAAGCTTATGATATGGGTATTTTACAAAAACACAAAGATATCGTTGTTGTAAACAAAAATCGTCAGATTGCTGAAGCTAAACAAGTTGCTTTACAATTAGCTGAACAAGGCTATACACAACCAATCAAAGAGAAAGTGAAAGTACTGGGACAGGATGCTTTGGGTATGTTCTATGTAGGAACTGATCAGATGTTGGCTGGAAGATATATTTCTGAGCACGATAAAAAAATAGCGGATAAGCTAGGTTTTGTAATGGCCGGAGGTAATCTTTCCGAAGCTACAGATGTATCCGAACAATACTTACTGAACCTTGAAAGAGAAGCTTTCTTATCACTTTGTGGTGAAAGAAAAACGCTGGAAAGAATCCAGTATATGTTACAAAACGGAAAACCTCTTCGTAATTAG
- a CDS encoding bacteriocin-like protein: MKTLKKLSRADLKSARGGSLLELSPSGCYVCC; this comes from the coding sequence ATGAAAACTTTAAAAAAGCTTTCAAGAGCAGATCTTAAATCCGCTAGAGGAGGCTCTCTGCTGGAACTTAGTCCAAGTGGCTGTTATGTATGCTGCTGA
- a CDS encoding ABC transporter ATP-binding protein, giving the protein MQSEVILKLEHLDIGYQRALVKDICAELKLGEVCLLMGNNGQGKTTLIKSILGENKLLNGDILLAEKSIKTLSSLQIAKKISVVFSKATIPNGFTVKDLVSLGKYIHYPYYFSLNKKDKEEVVDIINKIGLQEYIDMPLQQLSDGNLQKAFIGRALVQNTSVIILDEPTTHLDEKNKTIVLTTLRMLAKEYHKTILFSSHDWRLAKEFSDKIWYIKEGRLYSGVAEDILSVHQELTAPALFHFNEAFVTPHIEAPQLQKEMLFSVLQKNFKKDLSQFNFIFQDGIWDISSDTFQKKAESFEEIIQLIGNL; this is encoded by the coding sequence GTGCAGTCTGAAGTTATTTTAAAATTAGAACATCTTGATATTGGTTACCAGAGAGCTTTGGTAAAAGATATCTGTGCGGAGTTAAAGCTGGGAGAAGTTTGTCTATTGATGGGAAATAACGGACAGGGGAAAACAACGCTTATTAAAAGTATCCTTGGTGAAAACAAATTGCTGAACGGTGATATTCTACTGGCTGAAAAGTCAATAAAAACCTTATCTTCGCTCCAAATTGCTAAAAAGATTTCAGTTGTCTTTTCCAAAGCAACTATTCCGAATGGATTTACAGTAAAAGACCTCGTAAGTTTAGGAAAGTACATACATTACCCCTATTATTTTTCTCTTAACAAAAAAGATAAAGAAGAGGTTGTCGATATTATTAATAAGATTGGATTGCAGGAATATATAGATATGCCTCTTCAGCAACTGTCGGACGGAAATCTGCAAAAAGCTTTTATTGGTCGCGCACTAGTACAAAACACTTCTGTTATTATTCTTGATGAGCCTACAACACACTTGGATGAGAAGAACAAAACTATCGTTCTTACCACACTTCGTATGCTGGCAAAAGAATATCATAAAACAATTCTGTTCTCCTCTCATGACTGGAGACTGGCAAAAGAATTTTCAGATAAGATCTGGTATATTAAAGAAGGGAGATTATATTCTGGTGTTGCTGAGGATATACTGTCTGTGCATCAGGAGTTGACTGCTCCAGCCCTTTTTCACTTCAATGAAGCGTTTGTAACTCCTCATATTGAAGCACCTCAGCTACAGAAAGAAATGCTCTTCTCTGTGCTTCAAAAAAACTTCAAAAAAGACCTTTCTCAGTTCAATTTTATTTTTCAGGATGGTATTTGGGATATTTCTTCGGATACATTTCAAAAAAAAGCTGAAAGTTTTGAAGAAATTATTCAATTAATCGGAAACCTTTAG
- the udk gene encoding uridine kinase: MLVIGIAGGTGSGKTTVVNKILQQLNIEGVNVLSQDNYYLDNQHLNLAEREKLNYDHPKSIDFDLLLDHVKKLKNHEEIDQPVYSFVTHSRTGDHILIEPKNVLIVEGILVLTNKELLKEFDLKVFVHADSDERLIRRIKRDTQERGRDLEEVLHRYQTTLKPMHNEFIEPSKNEADLIVPNMRHNTVAIDFLTTVINNSLKKQSV; the protein is encoded by the coding sequence ATGCTCGTAATAGGTATCGCAGGTGGTACAGGCTCAGGGAAAACAACTGTAGTCAACAAAATCCTTCAGCAACTTAATATTGAAGGTGTAAATGTTCTTTCTCAGGACAATTATTATCTAGATAATCAACATCTTAATTTAGCGGAAAGAGAAAAACTTAACTATGATCACCCAAAGTCTATAGATTTTGACTTACTTTTAGATCATGTAAAGAAGTTAAAAAATCATGAGGAGATTGATCAGCCGGTTTACTCTTTTGTAACGCATTCCAGAACAGGAGATCATATTCTTATAGAACCTAAAAATGTTCTTATTGTAGAAGGTATTTTGGTTCTTACAAATAAGGAATTATTAAAAGAATTTGATCTTAAGGTATTTGTTCATGCAGATTCTGATGAGAGATTAATCAGAAGAATTAAGCGTGATACCCAGGAGAGAGGCCGTGATTTGGAAGAAGTTCTACATCGTTATCAGACAACTCTGAAACCTATGCACAATGAGTTTATAGAGCCTTCTAAAAACGAAGCAGATCTTATCGTGCCTAATATGCGACACAATACTGTTGCAATTGATTTTTTAACAACTGTTATCAATAACTCGTTAAAGAAACAAAGTGTATAA
- a CDS encoding FecCD family ABC transporter permease, producing MSVKFRNISIGLLALFFILAFINLNIGFTDLNFTDFFSSDESTSLIAQLRINRVIIIFLAGISIPTSGFLMQEYFQNPLAGPEVLGITSVASLAVASYIFLTKDFTLPEVLQSGLISMAAFAGSLLLMLILLAYSKAFTDKTYLIIFGFLISALASAIVSLMQVYAQSESLKSYVLWSFGANNQVTLSQIAIVGVLVTVGMFLCFRSIKPLMGNALGESYAKSFGVNLERLKYLVIICSSLLSASITAFLGPVLFIGIVVPHFCRMLWNPAQLWQQWILNILFGACLLELFSIISELAHWPINIISSLFGVPVILTMLVKMNRRAV from the coding sequence ATGTCAGTGAAATTTAGAAATATAAGTATAGGGCTTCTGGCCCTATTCTTTATCTTAGCCTTTATCAATCTGAATATAGGCTTTACTGATTTGAATTTTACTGATTTCTTTTCTTCTGATGAAAGCACTTCGTTAATAGCTCAGTTACGTATTAACAGAGTTATTATAATATTTCTGGCAGGAATATCAATTCCTACAAGTGGCTTTCTCATGCAGGAGTATTTTCAGAATCCATTGGCGGGGCCTGAAGTTTTAGGAATAACCTCTGTGGCTTCTCTAGCTGTTGCCAGCTATATTTTTCTTACTAAAGATTTTACATTGCCAGAAGTTTTGCAAAGTGGCCTTATTAGTATGGCTGCATTTGCCGGCAGTCTTTTGTTAATGCTTATATTACTGGCATATTCCAAAGCCTTTACCGATAAAACCTACCTTATTATTTTTGGTTTTCTTATATCTGCTTTAGCCAGTGCTATTGTAAGTCTTATGCAGGTATATGCACAAAGCGAATCTTTAAAGAGCTATGTTCTATGGTCATTTGGTGCCAACAATCAGGTAACACTTTCTCAGATTGCTATTGTAGGTGTTTTGGTCACAGTCGGAATGTTTTTATGTTTCAGATCAATAAAACCTTTAATGGGAAATGCATTGGGGGAAAGCTATGCTAAATCTTTTGGAGTAAATCTAGAAAGACTAAAATACCTTGTTATTATTTGCTCTTCTCTGTTATCAGCAAGTATTACGGCATTTTTGGGACCTGTTTTGTTTATCGGAATTGTAGTTCCTCATTTTTGCAGAATGCTATGGAATCCTGCACAGTTATGGCAGCAATGGATTCTCAATATATTATTTGGTGCCTGTTTGTTAGAGTTGTTTTCCATTATCTCGGAATTGGCTCATTGGCCTATTAATATTATATCTTCTTTGTTTGGAGTTCCTGTTATTCTGACCATGCTTGTTAAAATGAACCGTCGTGCAGTCTGA
- a CDS encoding SanA/YdcF family protein, with the protein MFLANIWVVALTEGRTFTKLSKIPAQKCALVLGTSPKTVGGRANPYFITRMDAVTALYNIGKVKRIIVSGEKSKNYDEPKAMRNYLIFNGGIPQSAIIEDPKGFNTQASIFRCKYIYQENNVIIVSQGFHNLRALFMARNEGMNAYAFDAQDVNSNESFYRNHAREFLARVKAVALYVFNISPEISGEKVKID; encoded by the coding sequence ATGTTTTTAGCCAACATATGGGTTGTTGCGCTTACTGAAGGACGTACTTTTACAAAACTGAGTAAAATTCCGGCTCAGAAATGTGCCCTGGTACTTGGTACTTCTCCAAAAACTGTCGGCGGCAGGGCTAATCCATACTTTATAACACGTATGGATGCTGTAACGGCTTTATACAATATCGGAAAGGTAAAACGCATTATTGTAAGCGGAGAAAAAAGTAAGAATTACGACGAGCCTAAAGCCATGAGAAACTATCTTATCTTTAATGGCGGGATACCACAATCAGCAATTATTGAAGACCCTAAAGGTTTTAATACTCAGGCTAGTATTTTCAGATGTAAATACATCTATCAGGAAAACAATGTTATCATTGTGTCTCAGGGATTCCATAATCTAAGAGCCTTATTTATGGCACGAAATGAGGGAATGAATGCTTATGCTTTTGATGCTCAGGATGTAAATAGTAATGAAAGTTTTTATCGGAATCATGCACGTGAATTTTTAGCACGTGTAAAAGCTGTCGCTCTTTATGTATTCAATATCTCTCCTGAGATTTCAGGAGAAAAAGTGAAAATAGATTAA
- a CDS encoding GLPGLI family protein: MAKKNQFIMPPRDAKFIDYRITKNYPSYKLTFLVSTYNKKLSVNDLRKQIWHIEKVTDKHKGFNVQKAITDFAGRSWIAWFTVDIPIPDGPYKFHGLPGLILKLEDTTGSHKFNLTGIKNNIPDYNNYPEINTRSPQIDISQEKYTEIYKEYRRDPAKDYRIEVMKGNIFESTDENGNIETPQQKLKELETLLKNKLKKDNNIIELDLLK; this comes from the coding sequence ATGGCTAAAAAAAATCAGTTTATTATGCCTCCGAGAGATGCTAAATTTATTGATTACAGAATAACAAAAAATTATCCATCTTACAAATTAACATTTCTTGTTAGTACCTATAATAAGAAGTTGTCTGTCAATGATCTCAGAAAGCAGATATGGCATATAGAAAAGGTAACTGATAAACACAAAGGGTTTAATGTACAAAAAGCCATTACTGATTTTGCCGGTCGAAGTTGGATTGCATGGTTTACTGTTGACATTCCGATTCCAGATGGGCCTTATAAGTTTCATGGTTTGCCCGGACTTATACTAAAACTTGAAGATACTACCGGCAGTCATAAATTTAACTTAACAGGGATAAAGAATAATATTCCTGACTACAATAATTATCCGGAAATAAATACAAGAAGTCCCCAAATAGATATATCACAGGAAAAATATACTGAGATTTATAAAGAATACCGAAGAGACCCTGCTAAGGATTACAGAATAGAGGTTATGAAAGGAAATATATTCGAAAGTACGGATGAAAACGGAAATATTGAAACTCCACAGCAAAAATTAAAAGAATTGGAAACTTTGTTAAAAAACAAGCTTAAAAAGGACAATAATATTATCGAACTGGATTTACTAAAATGA
- a CDS encoding 2Fe-2S iron-sulfur cluster-binding protein: MTKTSFSLTFEIPEHLKDIFRYESGQYSAIKLGNIQNDYSYTSAPYENEISFGIKYSSEESFAYQLYKNLNPGDLVEISEPQGRFTIRSRPNEKRTILCFASGIGITPILSHMKNILHNEVNTRLFLFYGNRDKENIAFVDELSDLQAQYPDRLHSFFFFSREKAQNLMFQGRLDAKKVSLIINQILDQDEEDEESTIWDATDEVLICGPGEMIKSIANACYHHGIRKQNIHFELFDEFNEDIYEIEEELPVVKDIEVKFTLFGKEYKHHIPSNETRVLSSLLEAGFNIPYSCKSGLCGSCRCHLEEGEVYMVENEYLTEKETDSGLILPCVGVALSRKINLNFDNI; this comes from the coding sequence TTGACAAAAACAAGCTTTTCCCTGACCTTCGAAATTCCTGAACATTTGAAAGATATTTTCCGATATGAATCAGGACAATATTCAGCTATAAAACTAGGAAACATTCAAAATGATTATTCATATACCTCGGCTCCTTATGAAAATGAGATAAGTTTTGGGATTAAATATAGTAGTGAAGAAAGTTTTGCCTATCAGCTTTATAAAAATCTGAATCCGGGAGACCTTGTAGAAATTTCGGAACCACAAGGGCGTTTTACGATAAGATCCAGACCAAATGAGAAAAGAACTATTCTTTGCTTTGCTTCAGGAATAGGAATCACACCTATTCTTAGTCACATGAAGAACATACTTCATAATGAAGTCAATACAAGATTATTCCTATTTTATGGAAACAGAGATAAAGAAAATATTGCATTTGTAGACGAACTGTCCGACTTGCAAGCACAATATCCGGACAGATTGCATTCATTTTTCTTTTTTTCCAGAGAGAAAGCTCAAAATCTAATGTTTCAAGGAAGACTGGATGCAAAAAAGGTAAGTCTTATTATCAATCAGATTCTTGATCAGGATGAGGAAGATGAAGAATCTACGATATGGGATGCTACCGATGAAGTGCTGATCTGTGGTCCAGGCGAAATGATTAAATCTATTGCCAATGCATGCTATCATCACGGTATAAGAAAACAAAATATTCATTTTGAACTTTTTGATGAGTTTAATGAAGATATATATGAAATAGAAGAAGAGTTACCTGTAGTAAAAGATATTGAGGTGAAGTTCACTCTTTTTGGTAAAGAATATAAACATCATATCCCTTCTAATGAAACCAGAGTGCTCAGTTCTTTATTAGAAGCAGGATTCAATATCCCTTATTCTTGTAAGTCCGGCTTATGCGGATCATGCAGATGTCATTTGGAAGAGGGGGAAGTTTATATGGTAGAAAATGAATATTTAACAGAAAAAGAAACAGATTCCGGTTTGATTTTACCCTGCGTTGGTGTAGCTTTATCCAGAAAAATTAATTTAAATTTCGATAATATCTGA
- a CDS encoding helix-turn-helix domain-containing protein → MNTIGSRIKRIREEKGIKQEYMAYELDISQSNYGRLEKQDSRLTVPKIQKIARVLGVSVALLFGEETSNVVNEDYNGSNENAKHIESLKEEIDFLRKMLKEQGK, encoded by the coding sequence ATGAATACTATTGGGTCCAGGATAAAAAGAATCCGTGAAGAAAAAGGAATTAAGCAAGAATATATGGCCTATGAACTCGATATTTCTCAAAGTAATTATGGGAGATTAGAAAAACAGGACAGCAGACTTACTGTTCCTAAAATTCAAAAAATTGCTCGAGTATTAGGTGTTTCTGTAGCTTTATTGTTTGGTGAAGAAACTAGTAATGTTGTAAATGAGGATTACAACGGTTCTAATGAAAACGCAAAGCACATTGAATCTTTGAAAGAAGAAATAGATTTTCTAAGGAAAATGCTGAAAGAACAAGGGAAATAA
- a CDS encoding TlpA family protein disulfide reductase: MKKLFFGITILSAIVACKKTDSPVNGNKNNDRTEMVPNPEGEVKDSGKVMQTLGEDKVAELLKTKDNDTLYVTNFFATWCGPCMIEIPYFKTEMEKLKGEKVKFTFVSVDQPEDWNTKVKEFGNIQGLSSNIVLFDMGNASPEFAKNNTNTWDGGAIPFTRMSKGNKVFEKVGTLSEEEMQSKLNEFK, translated from the coding sequence ATGAAAAAGCTATTCTTTGGGATTACAATACTGTCAGCAATTGTTGCTTGTAAAAAAACAGATTCCCCCGTAAATGGAAATAAGAACAACGACAGAACTGAAATGGTTCCGAATCCGGAAGGAGAAGTTAAAGACTCTGGAAAAGTAATGCAGACCCTTGGAGAGGATAAGGTAGCAGAGCTTTTAAAGACTAAAGATAATGATACACTGTATGTTACCAATTTCTTTGCAACATGGTGCGGACCATGTATGATCGAAATTCCGTATTTTAAAACTGAGATGGAAAAACTAAAAGGTGAGAAAGTTAAATTCACTTTTGTAAGTGTAGACCAGCCAGAAGATTGGAATACTAAAGTTAAAGAGTTTGGAAATATTCAGGGACTAAGTAGTAATATAGTATTGTTTGATATGGGAAATGCTTCTCCTGAATTTGCTAAAAACAATACCAATACATGGGATGGTGGTGCTATACCATTTACCAGGATGTCTAAAGGAAATAAAGTATTCGAGAAAGTTGGTACTCTTTCCGAAGAGGAAATGCAGAGTAAGCTTAACGAGTTTAAATAA
- a CDS encoding FtsB family cell division protein, whose protein sequence is MDNLIKDIKKPSSGFRFLRKYVLNKYVITITVFLVWMTFFDSTSFLVINELNGEIKKYEEQLEYYKKEYQKNDTFYKKLMFNKSEREKFARENYFMKKKNEEIFILVVDSANSVKK, encoded by the coding sequence ATGGATAATCTTATTAAAGATATCAAAAAGCCATCTTCAGGATTCAGATTTCTTCGAAAATATGTCCTGAATAAATATGTCATTACTATAACCGTATTTTTGGTATGGATGACTTTTTTCGACAGTACATCCTTCTTAGTTATTAATGAACTAAATGGAGAGATCAAGAAATATGAAGAACAATTGGAGTATTATAAAAAGGAATATCAGAAAAATGACACTTTTTATAAGAAGCTGATGTTCAACAAATCTGAACGTGAAAAATTTGCCCGTGAGAACTACTTTATGAAGAAAAAAAATGAAGAGATCTTTATTTTGGTAGTTGACAGCGCTAACAGTGTAAAAAAATAA
- a CDS encoding four helix bundle protein yields the protein MKAHRLQDLQIWQKSILLVKEVYLLTEKLPAVEKYGLVSQIKRCAVSIPSNIAEGAGRNNSKEFYQFLGIAQGSSYELETQLILLVELNFMEEIKILPLLQYLTEIQKMIYKFKTNLIDG from the coding sequence ATGAAAGCTCATAGGTTACAAGATCTACAGATTTGGCAAAAATCTATTTTATTGGTTAAGGAAGTTTATCTCTTAACAGAGAAGCTGCCAGCTGTTGAAAAATATGGTCTTGTCTCTCAAATAAAAAGATGTGCAGTATCTATCCCTTCAAATATCGCTGAAGGAGCCGGGAGAAATAATTCAAAAGAATTTTATCAATTTTTAGGAATAGCTCAGGGATCAAGTTACGAACTTGAAACACAGTTGATTCTTTTAGTTGAATTAAATTTTATGGAAGAAATTAAAATTTTACCACTTCTACAGTACCTAACTGAAATTCAGAAGATGATCTATAAGTTTAAAACAAATTTAATCGATGGTTAG
- a CDS encoding MarR family winged helix-turn-helix transcriptional regulator produces MDNNKGRVDNIDLILKQTWLAVSKMYSERAQEYDSTAVQALTLLKIDPKEGTRSTNLGPKMAIEPTSLTRIIKLLEDNGYIYKEKTTTDKREVIIKLTDKGLNSRNLSKEVVVNFNKRVIETINPEKLETFKEVMRDILNIANDLNNKK; encoded by the coding sequence ATGGATAATAACAAAGGAAGAGTTGATAACATTGATCTTATTCTGAAGCAGACCTGGCTGGCAGTTTCCAAAATGTATTCGGAACGTGCTCAGGAATATGATTCAACAGCTGTTCAGGCTTTAACACTTTTAAAGATCGATCCTAAAGAAGGAACAAGGAGCACTAACCTTGGTCCAAAGATGGCTATAGAGCCAACATCACTTACAAGAATTATAAAACTTCTTGAAGACAACGGTTATATCTACAAAGAAAAAACAACTACAGACAAGAGGGAGGTTATAATAAAGCTTACCGATAAAGGGCTTAATTCACGAAACCTTTCAAAAGAAGTAGTGGTTAATTTCAACAAAAGAGTAATCGAAACCATTAACCCTGAAAAATTGGAAACTTTCAAGGAGGTAATGCGTGATATTTTGAATATAGCAAACGATTTAAATAATAAGAAATAA